In one window of Helianthus annuus cultivar XRQ/B chromosome 17, HanXRQr2.0-SUNRISE, whole genome shotgun sequence DNA:
- the LOC110921566 gene encoding thaumatin-like protein 1b — MDHRLHILLTIIFTFSLFAVVHSTTFKIVNRCRHTIWPGILTGADRPLLNPTGFTLTPGKSRTLRVPVSWSGRLWGRTDCTTDSTGKLTCITADCGSGKVACEGRGAEPPATLAEFTLNGDQGLDFYDVSLVDGYNLPMLVIPRGGKGGACSSTGCLVDLNRACPVGLRVARSASSRSVVACKSACEAFGDPRFCCSEAYNTPDTCPPTEFSAYFKHVCPRSYSYAYDDKTSTFTCVGADYMIIFCPLPYTSEKLLEARKETADLPLVNKTMLHIGHR, encoded by the exons ATGGATCATCGTCTTCATATTCTCCTCACCATAATCTTCACATTTTCATTATTTGCAG TGGTCCACTCCACAACTTTCAAGATCGTCAACCGCTGCCGCCATACCATCTGGCCGGGGATCCTCACCGGCGCCGACAGACCCCTCCTCAACCCCACCGGTTTCACTCTCACCCCGGGTAAATCCAGAACCCTCCGGGTACCCGTTTCCTGGTCGGGTCGGCTATGGGGTCGAACCGATTGCACCACAGACTCCACCGGAAAACTAACTTGCATCACCGCCGATTGCGGCTCCGGCAAGGTGGCGTGCGAAGGCCGCGGCGCCGAACCCCCGGCGACCCTGGCGGAGTTCACCCTCAACGGCGATCAGGGTTTGGATTTCTATGACGTCAGCTTGGTAGACGGTTACAACCTCCCCATGTTGGTGATTCCGAGGGGTGGTAAAGGCGGCGCGTGTAGTTCAACCGGGTGTTTGGTTGACTTGAACCGCGCGTGTCCTGTTGGGCTGAGAGTGGCGCGTAGTGCGAGTAGTCGGAGCGTGGTGGCGTGTAAGAGCGCGTGTGAGGCATTTGGAGATCCGAGATTTTGTTGTAGTGAAGCGTATAATACGCCGGACACGTGTCCGCCGACGGAGTTTTCGGCGTACTTTAAACACGTGTGTCCACGGTCGTATAGTTATGCTTATGATGATAAGACAAGTACTTTCACTTGTGTTGGTGCTGATTATATGATCATTTTCTGTCCATTACCTTACACCAG TGAAAAGTTGCTGGAAGCAAGGAAGGAGACTGCGGATTTGCCACTTGTGAACAAAACCATGTTGCATATAGGCCATCgataa